A region of Clostridium acetobutylicum ATCC 824 DNA encodes the following proteins:
- a CDS encoding MazG nucleotide pyrophosphohydrolase domain-containing protein has protein sequence MKINELAKEAYSNAKAHGFWEDFERIQDVIDEIMYGKTKLSPSSIKTFKINAICTRLMLITGEVSEAMEGLRKNDLNNFKEELADVAIRLGDLCGGLGIDLEEEIKKKMEINKDRPYKHGKAF, from the coding sequence ATGAAGATTAATGAATTAGCTAAAGAAGCTTATAGTAATGCAAAGGCACATGGATTTTGGGAGGACTTTGAAAGAATTCAAGATGTTATTGACGAAATAATGTATGGCAAAACAAAACTTTCACCAAGCTCAATTAAAACTTTTAAAATTAATGCTATATGTACAAGACTTATGCTTATTACAGGCGAAGTATCAGAAGCAATGGAAGGGCTTAGAAAGAATGATTTAAACAACTTCAAGGAAGAATTAGCAGATGTAGCAATAAGACTTGGAGATTTATGCGGCGGACTAGGTATAGATTTAGAGGAAGAGATTAAAAAGAAGATGGAGATAAATAAAGATAGACCGTATAAGCATGGGAAAGCGTTTTAA
- a CDS encoding ATP-binding protein, giving the protein MDQLNKITPTGTEKVSESSCNKLEETCTKCGKNIYKKVTILGIDRIVKTMCECESKAWHEKRQHEEMLKKQNRLNELITNSLMDEKFRESNFENWDFNKGSRSMYNLGRRYADNFKECKQQGLGLLIYGSAGNGKTYLASAIANELLKQYIPVVCVSINGLLSRIQKTYNSWGKEAESDIIRSFINADLLIIDDLGTEKSSEWSRSMIYNIVDSRYRSKLPLIITSNLEINPSKRHGVLADQYHERTESRIFEMCTPVENTSKSIRIEEAKKKTELLRKILY; this is encoded by the coding sequence ATGGACCAACTAAACAAGATAACACCGACAGGGACAGAGAAGGTATCGGAATCAAGCTGTAATAAGCTTGAAGAAACTTGCACTAAGTGTGGTAAGAATATTTATAAGAAAGTAACTATCTTAGGTATAGATAGGATTGTTAAGACAATGTGTGAGTGTGAGAGTAAAGCATGGCATGAAAAAAGACAACATGAAGAAATGCTTAAAAAGCAAAACAGGCTTAATGAGTTAATAACAAATAGTTTGATGGATGAAAAGTTTAGAGAAAGTAATTTCGAAAACTGGGATTTTAATAAAGGTTCCAGAAGCATGTATAACTTAGGGAGAAGATATGCAGATAATTTTAAAGAATGTAAGCAACAAGGATTGGGATTATTAATTTACGGTAGCGCTGGAAATGGAAAGACTTATCTTGCAAGTGCAATAGCAAATGAGCTTTTAAAGCAGTATATACCAGTTGTATGTGTTAGCATAAATGGACTTTTAAGCAGGATACAAAAGACATACAACAGCTGGGGGAAAGAAGCTGAAAGCGATATTATTAGAAGTTTTATAAATGCAGATTTATTAATTATCGACGATTTAGGAACTGAAAAGAGTTCGGAATGGTCCAGGAGCATGATCTATAACATAGTTGATAGCAGATATAGAAGCAAGTTACCACTTATAATTACATCAAATTTAGAAATAAATCCAAGCAAAAGACATGGGGTATTAGCGGACCAATACCATGAGCGCACAGAAAGTAGAATATTTGAAATGTGTACGCCGGTTGAAAATACATCCAAAAGTATAAGGATAGAGGAAGCTAAGAAGAAAACAGAACTTCTTAGAAAAATATTGTATTGA
- a CDS encoding phage replisome organizer N-terminal domain-containing protein has translation MADIKWIKIVVNIFDDEKIKLIEKMPEADALLVIWFKILCLSGKTNRSGLLMLSDKIYYTDEMLSSLFNRPLNTIRLALETFKKFGMIEIINDAYYITNWEKHQNIETLDKVREQTRLRVKKYREKLIESNANCNVTVTECNATEEERRKKNKNKKEEGEEEVNRIPWQDILIVWNDLPSPIKPLRNITDRRKDKVKARINSLKLTIEDILKAINNIKQSKFLQGGNGKQWIVDFDWIFKNDTNFTKVLEGRYNDKEVSNGPTKQDNTDRDREGIGIKL, from the coding sequence ATGGCAGACATTAAGTGGATCAAGATAGTGGTTAATATCTTTGATGATGAAAAAATAAAGTTGATTGAAAAGATGCCAGAAGCTGATGCATTGTTAGTAATTTGGTTTAAAATACTTTGCTTATCTGGTAAGACAAATAGAAGTGGCTTGCTGATGCTAAGCGATAAAATATATTACACTGATGAAATGCTAAGTAGTTTATTTAACAGGCCTTTAAATACTATAAGACTTGCACTAGAAACATTTAAAAAATTTGGCATGATAGAGATTATAAATGATGCTTACTATATTACTAATTGGGAGAAGCACCAAAACATTGAAACCCTTGATAAAGTAAGAGAACAAACAAGATTAAGAGTAAAAAAATATAGGGAGAAACTTATAGAAAGTAACGCTAATTGTAACGTTACAGTAACGGAATGTAACGCAACAGAAGAAGAAAGGAGAAAGAAGAATAAGAATAAGAAAGAAGAAGGAGAAGAAGAAGTAAATAGAATACCTTGGCAGGATATTCTTATCGTATGGAACGATTTACCTAGTCCTATTAAACCTCTTAGAAATATCACGGATAGACGCAAAGATAAGGTTAAGGCTAGAATAAACAGCTTAAAGCTAACTATAGAGGATATTCTAAAAGCAATTAATAATATAAAACAATCTAAATTTCTTCAAGGTGGTAATGGTAAGCAATGGATTGTAGATTTTGATTGGATATTTAAGAATGATACAAATTTTACAAAAGTACTTGAGGGAAGATACAACGATAAGGAGGTAAGTAATGGACCAACTAAACAAGATAACACCGACAGGGACAGAGAAGGTATCGGAATCAAGCTGTAA
- a CDS encoding HD domain-containing protein yields the protein MNEIKYAITRLLLSTERQGIHNLIGYMESKDFFKAPCSTQYHLAKEGGLAEHSLNVFNALNDICNGLQWVNTEEKRDSIIICSLLHDLGKMGQFGKLNYIPNLISDRKGGYVQSEKKPFTTNSNLLSVPHEIRSIQIASHFIELTEEENFAILYHNGMYSDLKYQLNGKERSLQMLLHFADMWASRVIEKK from the coding sequence ATGAATGAAATAAAATATGCAATAACAAGATTGCTGCTATCTACAGAAAGGCAAGGCATCCATAACTTAATTGGGTATATGGAATCAAAAGATTTTTTCAAAGCACCATGTAGTACACAATATCATTTAGCAAAAGAGGGAGGACTTGCAGAACATAGCTTAAATGTTTTTAATGCATTAAATGATATATGCAATGGGCTTCAATGGGTAAATACAGAAGAAAAACGAGACAGCATTATAATATGTTCACTTCTACATGATCTAGGCAAAATGGGACAGTTTGGAAAACTTAATTATATACCAAACTTAATATCGGACAGAAAAGGCGGCTATGTTCAGTCAGAGAAGAAACCATTTACTACAAACAGTAATCTTTTATCAGTTCCACATGAAATAAGATCAATACAAATAGCAAGCCATTTTATAGAGCTTACAGAAGAAGAAAACTTTGCAATACTTTATCACAATGGCATGTACAGCGATTTAAAATATCAGCTTAATGGCAAAGAAAGATCACTACAAATGCTTTTACATTTTGCTGATATGTGGGCAAGCAGAGTTATTGAAAAGAAGTGA
- a CDS encoding AbrB/MazE/SpoVT family DNA-binding domain-containing protein: MKSTGIVRKLDSLGRVVIPKELRRTFNIAEKDALEIYVDGEQIVLKKYNPACVFCGEASDVINYKGKKICKKCLKELRR; this comes from the coding sequence ATGAAATCAACAGGAATAGTAAGAAAATTGGATAGCTTGGGAAGGGTAGTAATACCTAAAGAATTGAGAAGAACATTTAATATAGCAGAAAAGGACGCTTTAGAAATTTATGTAGATGGTGAGCAGATAGTCTTAAAGAAATATAATCCAGCATGTGTGTTCTGCGGTGAAGCAAGCGACGTAATAAATTATAAAGGAAAGAAGATATGTAAGAAGTGCTTGAAAGAATTAAGGAGGTAG
- a CDS encoding DUF2321 domain-containing protein, with the protein MGTYRTAQICLNGHEITTSANTSPELMENFCSKCGAATITNCPICNTPIRGSYHVEGVLSLGHEYKIPSYCHNCGKPYPWTKTALESANALIEEDENLNSDEKKQFCETLPDLIVESPTPKTQLATARFKRLISKAATYTTDGVKGIIVNIASEAIKKSLGL; encoded by the coding sequence ATGGGTACTTACAGAACTGCTCAAATCTGCCTTAATGGTCATGAGATAACTACGTCAGCAAACACTTCTCCTGAACTTATGGAAAATTTTTGTTCAAAATGTGGTGCAGCTACTATCACAAATTGTCCTATTTGTAATACTCCAATTCGTGGATCTTATCATGTTGAAGGTGTACTTTCATTAGGACATGAATATAAAATTCCATCATATTGCCATAATTGCGGTAAGCCGTATCCTTGGACTAAAACTGCTTTAGAATCTGCGAATGCATTAATTGAAGAAGACGAAAACTTAAATTCAGATGAAAAAAAACAATTTTGTGAAACATTACCTGATTTGATTGTCGAATCTCCAACGCCTAAGACACAATTAGCTACAGCTAGATTTAAAAGATTAATTTCTAAAGCTGCTACATATACCACTGATGGTGTTAAAGGTATAATTGTGAACATTGCATCTGAAGCTATTAAAAAATCTTTAGGACTTTGA
- a CDS encoding phage antirepressor Ant yields MENLIRISDKGLVSAKELYLGLGLNKTNWSRWYPKNIQSNEFFKENIDWIGVRHNDEGNETMDFAISIEFAKHIAMMAKTEKSHEYRNYFIKCENKLKEDKPQCIEDLIILQAQSLKDLRLQLEETKEQTTAVKQEVQNMKDVITINPSEEWRKKTNILINRICMKSKNYEGIKKEIYKALDERAGSDINKRLKNMRARVLLNGGTQTQANKLNLLDVIANDKKLIEIYVAIVKDIAIKNSIVV; encoded by the coding sequence TTGGAAAACTTAATAAGAATATCTGATAAAGGATTAGTAAGTGCAAAGGAGTTATATTTAGGATTAGGGCTAAACAAAACAAATTGGTCAAGATGGTATCCAAAAAATATACAGAGCAATGAGTTTTTTAAAGAAAATATTGACTGGATAGGGGTTCGTCATAATGACGAGGGCAATGAAACAATGGATTTTGCAATATCAATTGAATTTGCAAAGCATATTGCAATGATGGCAAAAACAGAAAAATCACACGAATACAGAAACTATTTCATAAAATGTGAAAACAAACTTAAAGAGGACAAGCCTCAATGTATAGAGGATTTAATAATATTGCAAGCACAGAGCTTAAAAGATTTAAGATTACAACTAGAGGAAACTAAAGAGCAGACAACAGCAGTAAAACAAGAAGTGCAAAATATGAAAGATGTAATAACAATAAATCCGAGTGAAGAGTGGAGAAAGAAAACAAACATTCTTATTAATCGTATTTGTATGAAAAGCAAAAATTATGAGGGAATAAAAAAAGAAATATATAAAGCTCTTGATGAAAGGGCAGGAAGTGACATAAATAAAAGGCTTAAAAATATGAGAGCTAGAGTGCTTTTAAATGGAGGCACACAGACACAGGCTAATAAACTTAATTTACTTGATGTTATAGCAAATGACAAGAAACTTATTGAAATATATGTAGCTATAGTTAAAGACATTGCCATTAAAAACAGTATAGTAGTATAA